The following are encoded in a window of Halodesulfovibrio sp. genomic DNA:
- a CDS encoding ABC transporter ATP-binding protein translates to MSKPVIETKGLTRTFSQGGLTINAVKPLDMVIDHGELVAIQGTSGSGKSTLLHLLALLDRPTAGSYFLDGTDTAQMSDNEQSDARNRLTGIVFQNFYLIPYATAAENVMLPGLYRKGKQTRLRQRAEELLDSVGLRDRMDFKPSSLSGGQQQRVALARALFNNPPLLLADEPTGQLDTNTSNEILDLFEKINNTGKTIILVTHDPLTADCAKRRIVFKDGEVATDEKQQPVRTKKHTASDKQKTMHQ, encoded by the coding sequence ATGAGCAAGCCAGTTATCGAAACAAAAGGATTAACAAGAACCTTTTCGCAAGGTGGGCTGACTATCAATGCCGTAAAACCACTTGATATGGTCATTGACCATGGCGAGCTGGTTGCAATCCAAGGTACTTCGGGTTCGGGAAAATCTACGCTCCTGCATCTTCTCGCCCTGCTAGACCGTCCTACTGCTGGCTCATACTTTCTTGATGGTACGGATACAGCACAAATGTCAGATAATGAACAAAGCGATGCCAGAAACAGACTTACTGGCATTGTTTTTCAAAATTTTTATCTCATTCCCTACGCAACGGCAGCGGAGAATGTTATGCTTCCCGGTCTCTACCGCAAAGGCAAACAAACACGCCTCCGCCAACGGGCAGAGGAATTACTCGATTCCGTAGGATTGCGAGACCGTATGGATTTTAAACCGTCAAGCTTGTCCGGCGGACAGCAACAACGTGTCGCGCTAGCACGTGCGCTCTTCAATAATCCGCCATTACTGTTGGCAGATGAACCCACAGGACAGCTTGACACAAACACAAGTAACGAAATTCTCGATCTGTTTGAGAAAATCAACAACACAGGCAAAACTATTATTTTAGTCACTCATGACCCGCTCACCGCCGACTGTGCCAAGCGCCGCATCGTGTTTAAAGACGGTGAAGTAGCAACTGACGAAAAACAGCAACC
- the murF gene encoding UDP-N-acetylmuramoyl-tripeptide--D-alanyl-D-alanine ligase, giving the protein MKLTLDQIQSAMGAVGFLGDAGELAPLGIQTDSRVLKRGELFFCISGERFDGHNFAKAALERGACGIVAERPPFSMDEMMGMECCDGGVPLLMVQDCVAALGKLATHYRQLTRAIVTGITGTAGKTTVKELLAEILSVRGETARNHLNLNNQIGLPVSILGATGDEKYWVMEAGISQPHDMDELGAILRPDLGIIVNVGEGHTEGLGDKGVSHYKSQLLKYIQQGGVGLVSVDYPDLLEACDRKFDEMRYFSIKDPECAYYAEYAGAVSEVQGKYHVNLCGKEFDVTAPFRGAFAAENVIAAAAAADIMGLTSKEIIQGFEQATLPEKRFNCSQRGNWLVIDDCYNSNPLSCARALETAAELAEDKPLVLVLGEMLELGEQAYEAHNDIGKKITESKADVVCWIGKNSTAVKDGLNETDFTGEFHCVETPQQFLNLCKTLCVNDGTILFKGSRGNKLERFVSVFCDSFCPSRTTGITGAL; this is encoded by the coding sequence GTGAAGTTAACGCTCGATCAGATTCAAAGCGCAATGGGGGCAGTAGGTTTTCTTGGTGATGCTGGAGAACTGGCACCTCTTGGTATACAGACTGACAGCCGCGTGCTTAAGCGTGGAGAATTGTTCTTTTGTATTTCAGGCGAGCGATTTGATGGTCATAACTTTGCTAAGGCGGCGTTAGAACGTGGCGCATGCGGTATTGTTGCAGAACGACCTCCGTTTTCCATGGATGAAATGATGGGGATGGAGTGTTGTGACGGTGGCGTACCATTGCTTATGGTACAGGATTGTGTTGCTGCGTTGGGCAAGCTGGCAACTCATTATCGCCAGCTTACACGAGCTATTGTCACCGGCATCACAGGTACGGCGGGAAAAACTACCGTAAAAGAGCTGCTTGCAGAAATTCTTTCCGTTCGTGGCGAAACAGCACGTAACCATTTGAACTTGAATAACCAGATTGGCTTGCCAGTATCCATACTTGGAGCAACTGGTGATGAAAAATATTGGGTTATGGAAGCAGGTATCAGCCAGCCGCACGATATGGATGAGCTTGGCGCTATTCTGCGTCCTGATCTGGGGATTATTGTAAACGTGGGAGAAGGTCACACAGAAGGACTGGGTGACAAGGGTGTTTCTCACTATAAATCGCAGCTTCTTAAATATATTCAGCAGGGTGGTGTCGGACTCGTTTCCGTAGATTATCCTGATCTGCTGGAAGCATGTGACAGAAAATTCGATGAAATGCGGTATTTCAGCATTAAAGATCCTGAATGTGCATACTACGCTGAATATGCAGGTGCAGTGTCAGAAGTGCAGGGGAAATATCACGTAAACCTTTGCGGAAAAGAATTTGATGTCACTGCGCCGTTTAGAGGCGCTTTTGCCGCTGAAAATGTTATAGCGGCGGCAGCAGCAGCGGATATTATGGGACTTACGTCCAAAGAAATTATTCAGGGATTCGAGCAGGCGACGTTGCCGGAAAAACGATTTAATTGTTCGCAACGCGGTAACTGGCTTGTCATTGACGACTGTTACAACTCGAATCCATTATCTTGTGCCCGTGCGCTGGAAACAGCTGCTGAACTGGCAGAAGATAAGCCGCTTGTTCTGGTGTTGGGTGAAATGCTGGAACTGGGGGAGCAGGCTTATGAGGCACATAATGATATTGGCAAAAAGATTACTGAATCTAAGGCTGATGTTGTGTGCTGGATTGGCAAAAATAGCACTGCGGTGAAAGATGGTCTTAATGAGACCGACTTTACCGGGGAATTCCACTGTGTGGAAACACCGCAGCAATTTCTTAACCTGTGCAAAACGCTCTGTGTAAACGACGGAACCATTTTATTCAAAGGTTCCCGTGGTAATAAGTTGGAGCGTTTTGTTTCTGTGTTCTGCGACAGCTTTTGTCCTAGCAGAACAACGGGGATAACTGGTGCTTTATAA
- a CDS encoding efflux RND transporter periplasmic adaptor subunit has translation MRKQSAFILIVLVTILLISGTVWYFVVQQDADGAKVLEIAKAQKGSVAVQLQSTGIIQAQVGAIVKTGTRATGVIERMLVRVGDRVEKGILIAKIDDREQRANYVAQEAALRQAQAQLENVNKTYPIQIDQAQATLDGSLAQRRFTYLTWQRRIALVATGVLEQSSLDEAYQDYVVAATQAKSNKDALRLLEENYITDVINAVEAVVSAQAELDNASIQISYTEIYAPIDGLVSQVTAQEGETVVAGLQVANLITILDPTRLEMLIYVDETDVGTVTRGMPVNFTVDAYPSVIFRGSVSKIYPEAVIQDNIVYYQALVPLKPKTAIQLRPQMTTQCSIITKEIDSVLVVPNNAIKWVDGKQYVYIVDENNRATPVSPEFGTMGANNTEVLSGINNGDLVATRLILPSNQSKE, from the coding sequence ATGCGAAAACAATCTGCCTTTATCCTCATCGTGCTCGTTACCATACTGCTCATTTCTGGAACAGTGTGGTACTTTGTAGTGCAACAGGACGCAGATGGAGCAAAGGTTCTTGAAATCGCCAAAGCACAAAAAGGAAGCGTTGCCGTTCAGCTGCAATCCACTGGAATTATCCAAGCTCAAGTTGGTGCAATTGTTAAAACAGGTACGCGTGCTACTGGTGTGATAGAACGAATGCTCGTGCGTGTTGGAGACAGGGTCGAAAAAGGTATTTTAATCGCCAAAATAGACGATAGAGAACAACGCGCAAACTACGTAGCACAAGAAGCAGCGCTCAGGCAGGCACAAGCACAACTGGAAAATGTTAACAAAACATATCCCATTCAGATAGATCAGGCTCAGGCGACTCTTGACGGCTCGCTAGCGCAACGCCGCTTCACATATCTCACATGGCAACGACGTATTGCCCTTGTTGCAACAGGAGTGCTTGAGCAATCTTCACTAGATGAAGCCTATCAGGACTACGTTGTGGCAGCCACACAGGCAAAATCGAACAAAGATGCTTTGCGGTTGCTGGAAGAAAATTACATTACAGACGTCATTAACGCCGTAGAGGCTGTAGTTTCTGCACAGGCAGAGCTGGACAACGCTAGCATTCAAATCAGCTATACAGAAATTTATGCACCAATCGACGGGCTGGTCAGTCAGGTTACAGCGCAAGAAGGCGAAACTGTAGTTGCAGGATTACAAGTAGCTAACCTGATTACAATTTTAGACCCTACTCGCCTTGAAATGCTTATTTACGTCGATGAAACCGATGTGGGAACCGTCACACGGGGAATGCCAGTTAACTTTACCGTTGATGCCTACCCTAGCGTTATTTTCAGAGGAAGTGTGTCAAAAATATATCCTGAAGCTGTCATCCAAGATAATATTGTATACTATCAAGCACTGGTTCCTCTTAAGCCTAAAACAGCTATCCAGCTCAGACCGCAAATGACAACTCAGTGTTCTATTATCACAAAAGAAATAGATAGCGTTCTGGTAGTACCCAACAACGCCATCAAGTGGGTGGATGGCAAACAATATGTATACATCGTGGATGAAAATAATCGCGCAACCCCAGTTTCACCAGAATTCGGAACAATGGGAGCTAACAATACAGAGGTATTATCGGGCATTAATAACGGTGACCTAGTCGCAACACGGCTTATCCTGCCAAGCAATCAATCTAAAGAGTAG
- a CDS encoding penicillin-binding transpeptidase domain-containing protein, translated as MRFLCVAAFIAILWCSLWGRAFSLQVVDPQELGRRALRQHLTSELVTGRRGKILDRDNRVLASTLAIKSVFVRPYEVESPYTVSVRLAGILGVDPKFIRKKIRKGRNFVWIKRKIDDRAAAAIKKQGLKGVYLQTEFGRVYPNKMLSGNLLGYVGIDEKGLAGIEYAFNKTLTGSSSKFVVQRDAAGRRLFLQGAEETTPLQGDDISLTIDSEVQFFAEQAVQYAVNAYDAKWGGAMVVDVASGDVLAWAQAPMFNPNVFGQYSSSQRRDRIAQDAFEMGSTIKPFLMAAALEENIIEPDTLVFCENGRWRLHNVRIRDTKKLQWLTAKKVLSYSSNIGTAKIGLDLGATKYRDYLVRLGFGKKSPLPLAGQSSGILRPLKRWTQVDLANAAFGQGFSATMPQLAEAYLALANGGVRKPLRLVKNFSLAENVQKERSQRIFSEETARNVLAMMQDVVEHGTGKSAAISGVSIGGKTGTAQKASRSGGYGGKYTSSFVGLVPAQNPRFITLVVVDEPAKNYYGSKVAAPAFKEIAMRYMALNGTLPDSEQSRLFATTAPAKRKPTYGERRFDVGGKPQISGESVPDLRGKSVRFAMEIYARQGIIPSVQGSGAFVKKQKPAAGAKWSAGAKQQYILWLSEQS; from the coding sequence GTGCGTTTTCTGTGTGTTGCTGCATTCATTGCGATATTATGGTGCTCCCTGTGGGGAAGAGCTTTCAGCTTGCAAGTTGTCGATCCGCAAGAACTGGGACGACGGGCACTGCGCCAGCATCTGACGTCGGAGCTGGTGACAGGACGTCGCGGAAAGATTCTTGATAGAGACAACAGAGTCTTGGCATCAACACTTGCCATTAAATCTGTGTTTGTGCGTCCATACGAAGTGGAAAGTCCGTATACAGTTTCTGTGCGTCTTGCAGGTATTCTTGGTGTTGATCCCAAGTTTATTCGGAAGAAAATCAGAAAAGGTCGCAACTTTGTCTGGATAAAACGAAAGATTGATGACCGCGCAGCAGCTGCAATCAAAAAGCAGGGGCTGAAAGGTGTCTACCTCCAGACTGAGTTTGGGCGGGTTTATCCGAACAAAATGTTGAGCGGCAACTTGCTTGGCTATGTTGGCATTGATGAAAAAGGTCTTGCCGGTATCGAATACGCGTTCAATAAAACCCTCACCGGTTCTTCCTCTAAATTTGTTGTGCAGCGCGATGCCGCAGGGCGCAGGCTCTTTTTGCAGGGCGCAGAAGAAACAACGCCTCTTCAGGGCGATGATATTAGCCTGACTATTGATTCGGAAGTGCAGTTCTTTGCTGAACAGGCAGTACAATACGCTGTTAATGCCTACGATGCGAAGTGGGGCGGCGCAATGGTTGTAGATGTTGCCAGCGGGGATGTTCTTGCGTGGGCACAGGCGCCGATGTTTAACCCGAACGTATTCGGACAATATTCATCCAGCCAGCGTCGCGATAGAATTGCTCAGGATGCCTTTGAAATGGGATCAACCATCAAACCATTTTTGATGGCAGCAGCACTTGAAGAAAATATTATTGAGCCTGATACGCTGGTTTTTTGTGAAAACGGAAGATGGCGTTTGCATAACGTCCGAATCCGTGACACGAAAAAATTGCAGTGGCTGACAGCAAAAAAAGTACTTTCCTACTCTAGTAATATTGGTACCGCAAAAATAGGGCTTGATCTTGGCGCAACCAAGTATAGAGACTATTTGGTGCGGTTGGGATTTGGCAAAAAATCTCCTTTACCGCTGGCAGGACAGTCGTCGGGGATTCTTCGTCCGCTGAAACGGTGGACGCAGGTTGACCTTGCCAACGCAGCTTTTGGTCAGGGCTTTTCGGCAACCATGCCGCAATTGGCAGAAGCCTATTTGGCGCTCGCTAATGGTGGCGTTCGAAAACCGCTTCGACTGGTAAAAAATTTTTCATTAGCTGAAAATGTGCAAAAAGAACGTTCGCAACGGATTTTTTCCGAAGAAACAGCACGGAATGTACTCGCGATGATGCAGGATGTTGTGGAACATGGCACAGGAAAAAGTGCTGCCATATCTGGTGTTTCTATCGGCGGAAAAACTGGGACAGCGCAAAAAGCATCCCGCAGCGGCGGCTATGGCGGCAAGTATACTTCGTCATTTGTCGGGCTGGTTCCGGCACAGAATCCGAGGTTCATCACATTAGTTGTTGTTGATGAACCCGCCAAAAACTATTACGGGAGCAAGGTTGCCGCGCCAGCGTTTAAAGAGATCGCAATGCGGTACATGGCTCTCAATGGCACATTGCCCGACTCTGAGCAGTCCCGTCTGTTTGCAACAACAGCACCGGCAAAACGGAAACCGACATATGGTGAACGACGTTTTGATGTAGGTGGCAAACCACAGATTTCTGGGGAATCAGTTCCTGATTTACGGGGTAAGTCGGTACGTTTTGCAATGGAAATTTATGCTCGTCAGGGCATTATTCCTTCTGTACAGGGGAGTGGTGCTTTTGTGAAAAAACAAAAACCGGCAGCAGGCGCAAAGTGGTCTGCCGGTGCTAAACAGCAATATATACTCTGGCTATCGGAGCAATCATAA
- a CDS encoding UDP-N-acetylmuramoyl-L-alanyl-D-glutamate--2,6-diaminopimelate ligase, with product MAQTIPMEQLEQQVATGLLTLHIDSRKVKQGDVFVALPGATVDGGKFIENAIENGAAYIVCSEENIPANPVDAVFVVTENTKETLGRLASARFGTANLNLQLVGVTGTNGKTTVTSILEYLFAEAGRKTGVIGTVAYRWPGTEIVANMTTPDCLKLHSLLSRMEAAGVENAFMEVSSHALDQNRTAGIRFAGGVLTNVTQDHLDYHGDMETYFDAKKKLFTTVPDVAKLGVVNLDDAYGKRLLPELSNGIGFTLTGADVEGCRVLRGEILESTVDGLKLHMSFEGQEWNITSPMVGTHNASNLLAAMAVGVGMGLTIQQMQSLSGYTGVCGRLERIPTTKGIYAFVDYAHTPDALVNVLSALRKTGFERIITVFGCGGDRDRTKRPLMGEAVAKGTDVAVLTSDNPRTENPDAILEDVKPGLADCKEVLVEVDRKKAIELAVSIAKPGDCILVAGKGHEDYQVLGTKKVPFSDQAILKELL from the coding sequence ATGGCGCAGACTATACCTATGGAACAGCTTGAGCAGCAGGTTGCGACTGGCTTGCTCACTCTGCATATTGATTCCCGCAAAGTAAAACAGGGAGACGTCTTTGTTGCGCTTCCCGGCGCTACTGTGGATGGCGGGAAATTTATCGAGAACGCCATTGAAAATGGTGCAGCATACATTGTGTGCAGCGAAGAAAATATTCCAGCAAACCCTGTAGATGCAGTGTTTGTTGTTACAGAAAATACAAAAGAAACTCTTGGCAGACTGGCATCTGCCCGTTTTGGCACTGCCAATCTTAATCTACAGCTTGTAGGTGTTACTGGCACAAACGGCAAAACAACCGTTACCAGTATCTTAGAATACCTTTTTGCTGAGGCAGGTCGCAAAACTGGTGTTATCGGCACGGTTGCATATCGCTGGCCGGGTACAGAAATTGTTGCCAACATGACAACACCGGATTGCCTTAAGTTGCATTCCCTGCTTTCCCGTATGGAAGCGGCGGGGGTTGAAAATGCATTCATGGAAGTTTCTTCACATGCGCTTGACCAGAACAGAACTGCCGGAATCCGTTTTGCCGGTGGTGTGCTTACAAACGTAACGCAGGATCATCTGGACTACCATGGTGATATGGAAACGTATTTTGATGCAAAGAAAAAGTTGTTCACCACTGTTCCTGATGTAGCCAAGCTGGGCGTAGTCAACCTTGACGATGCCTACGGCAAGCGTTTGCTTCCAGAGCTTTCCAACGGTATCGGTTTTACGCTGACTGGTGCTGATGTAGAAGGCTGCCGTGTCCTGCGTGGTGAGATTCTTGAATCCACAGTGGATGGCTTGAAACTCCATATGTCTTTTGAAGGGCAGGAGTGGAATATTACGTCACCGATGGTAGGTACGCATAATGCCTCCAACCTGCTTGCAGCTATGGCTGTAGGGGTGGGAATGGGGCTTACCATACAGCAAATGCAGAGCCTTTCCGGCTATACCGGAGTTTGTGGACGTCTTGAACGTATCCCGACTACTAAAGGCATTTACGCGTTTGTTGATTATGCACATACCCCTGATGCGTTAGTGAATGTACTGTCTGCATTACGCAAAACAGGATTTGAACGCATTATTACTGTGTTCGGTTGCGGCGGAGACCGTGACCGTACTAAGCGTCCTCTTATGGGGGAAGCAGTAGCAAAAGGAACTGATGTTGCGGTGCTTACATCTGATAACCCGCGTACAGAAAATCCTGACGCTATTCTTGAAGATGTGAAGCCGGGGCTTGCTGATTGTAAGGAAGTGCTTGTAGAGGTCGATCGTAAAAAAGCGATTGAGCTTGCAGTATCCATTGCAAAACCTGGTGACTGCATTCTTGTTGCCGGTAAAGGGCATGAAGACTATCAGGTTCTTGGCACTAAAAAAGTACCATTCAGCGATCAGGCAATCCTGAAGGAGTTGCTCTAG
- the rsmH gene encoding 16S rRNA (cytosine(1402)-N(4))-methyltransferase RsmH: MTSEQDSAQDQQMWDDHVSVLLNEVIDYLDPKPGGYYLDGTLGLAGHSEALLKKADGKAHLLGIDRDLETLERARKRLEPFGDNVVTAHARFSEFEMVLRDVNWDELDGALIDIGVSSMQIDQPERGFSFKTEGPLDMRMDPSGGMPPASSIVNKASYEKLKFIIGRYGEDPMCGRIAKAILEARSVSPIETTTQLASIVEKAYPAKWRAKSRNHPATRTFQALRMVVNSELEELEAFLKRILDHLRPGGRLAVITFHSLEDRMVKRMFKEESTGCICPKQIPVCVCNHTPNVTLITRKPVTASAEELKINSRSSSAKLRVVEKL; the protein is encoded by the coding sequence ATGACTTCCGAACAGGATAGCGCACAAGACCAGCAAATGTGGGACGATCATGTCTCCGTACTGCTGAACGAAGTGATAGACTACCTCGACCCTAAACCCGGTGGATACTATTTAGACGGAACACTGGGGCTTGCAGGGCACAGTGAAGCTTTGTTGAAAAAAGCAGATGGTAAAGCGCATCTTCTCGGTATCGATAGAGATTTAGAAACGCTTGAGCGCGCTCGAAAGCGTCTTGAGCCGTTTGGCGATAATGTTGTAACAGCCCACGCCAGATTCAGCGAATTTGAAATGGTTTTGCGGGATGTCAACTGGGATGAGCTTGATGGTGCACTTATTGATATCGGTGTTTCGTCAATGCAGATCGATCAGCCGGAACGAGGTTTCAGTTTTAAAACTGAAGGTCCGCTTGATATGCGGATGGACCCTTCCGGTGGTATGCCGCCTGCAAGCTCTATCGTTAACAAAGCGTCGTATGAAAAATTAAAATTTATTATTGGTCGATACGGTGAAGACCCTATGTGCGGACGTATTGCAAAAGCAATTCTCGAAGCCCGTTCCGTATCACCTATTGAAACAACAACGCAGTTGGCATCAATTGTTGAAAAAGCGTATCCGGCTAAGTGGCGCGCTAAATCCAGAAACCACCCTGCAACACGCACATTCCAAGCATTGCGCATGGTGGTTAACAGTGAGTTAGAAGAGCTGGAAGCATTTTTGAAGCGCATTTTGGATCACTTGCGCCCGGGTGGTCGCCTTGCTGTAATCACCTTCCACTCCTTGGAAGACCGTATGGTAAAGCGCATGTTCAAAGAAGAATCTACCGGATGCATTTGCCCAAAACAGATTCCTGTTTGTGTTTGTAATCATACCCCGAATGTTACGTTGATAACCCGAAAGCCAGTTACCGCAAGTGCGGAAGAGCTTAAAATCAACTCTCGTTCTTCAAGTGCAAAATTGCGCGTGGTTGAAAAATTGTAG
- a CDS encoding HD domain-containing phosphohydrolase: protein MTTDQSAASESFREAYYQIAKTILDSFPKYRPPLDLFVFKDESATLEPYCRKGARLSNEQVDEVQTLCSNGDLFVARADHAVYFKHIVKQLDLVLIDENLKDTEIAEVIIQALTIRLDEFIDQPVRPVFEALYQDVMVFTEFLSKDKFRMKLFMRRISTEEHRLSTHSLNTTIAGLWLFFETRKDFKRRELDKITLALLLHDIGMSKVPSFILTKTEPLKHDERAKILEHSLQGGKIVHKLGFAFDEMVQAIMQHHERLDGSGYPNRLKGDDIGWLGRVTAVADSFSAMITKRTYAEAIPPAEAALALQKDEKRYDSKYTSLLNAAYATNLF from the coding sequence ATGACAACTGATCAATCCGCTGCTTCCGAAAGCTTTAGAGAAGCGTATTACCAGATAGCTAAAACTATTCTGGACAGCTTCCCAAAGTACAGACCGCCACTGGATCTGTTTGTGTTTAAGGATGAGTCTGCTACACTTGAACCTTACTGTCGTAAGGGTGCAAGGCTCTCTAATGAGCAGGTAGATGAAGTCCAGACCCTTTGTTCCAATGGCGACCTGTTCGTTGCCCGAGCTGACCATGCGGTATACTTTAAGCATATTGTCAAACAGCTTGACCTTGTGCTTATTGATGAGAACTTGAAAGATACAGAAATCGCTGAAGTAATAATTCAGGCGTTAACCATCCGCCTTGATGAGTTCATTGACCAGCCTGTGCGCCCAGTGTTTGAAGCACTATATCAGGATGTAATGGTCTTCACCGAGTTTCTGAGTAAGGACAAGTTCCGCATGAAGCTTTTTATGCGTCGCATATCAACGGAAGAGCATAGGCTTAGTACGCATTCTCTTAACACGACTATCGCAGGTCTTTGGTTGTTCTTTGAAACCCGCAAGGATTTCAAACGCAGAGAACTTGATAAAATCACGCTGGCGCTGTTGCTGCACGATATAGGAATGTCTAAAGTACCTTCCTTTATCCTGACCAAAACAGAGCCGCTGAAGCATGATGAACGTGCTAAGATTCTTGAGCACTCCCTTCAGGGAGGCAAGATTGTACATAAGCTCGGTTTTGCTTTCGATGAAATGGTGCAGGCAATTATGCAGCACCATGAACGGTTGGATGGATCTGGTTACCCTAACAGACTCAAAGGTGACGACATTGGTTGGCTTGGTAGAGTAACTGCTGTGGCTGACTCCTTCAGCGCCATGATTACAAAACGTACATACGCTGAAGCAATACCACCTGCCGAAGCTGCTTTAGCCCTGCAAAAGGATGAAAAGCGCTACGACAGCAAGTATACATCATTGCTCAACGCAGCATACGCAACCAACCTGTTTTAG
- the pyk gene encoding pyruvate kinase encodes MRTKIIATIGPASNSRQKLSELIEAGVRIFRLNFSHGDATMFEGLIALIRELEAEYDTPITILQDLSGPKMRIGQLSEDSYTLKKHDRLVLGPSGTEHVRQLPFIPFDVPEIMETLEIGDKIVLADGVLPFRVTEKLDLGAFEIECRNDGFLTSRKGLALPGKPINLPAMTEKDQKDLRDGLRLGVDACALSFVQTPADIEVARKIILEAGKNIPIIAKLERQNSVTNLEAILDVTDIIMVARGDLGVECPLPQLPAMQKRIIEACNRAGKPVIVATQMLLSMVNNPVPTRAETTDVANAVLDGTDCLMLSEETAMGNFPVQTVKYMTKIAQEAEKYYFEQERDMTPSKGQSTPDFLAYSACLMAEKVEAKALVCHSNSGASARLMSARRPDQLVHALTPDEAVRRALNFSWGVVTDPVDKSIEAHLQRAETFVETSPEFRAGDRVVITAGQPKPGGQARGTNLVKIYHK; translated from the coding sequence ATGAGAACTAAAATTATTGCCACCATTGGTCCGGCCAGTAACTCAAGACAGAAATTGTCTGAACTTATTGAAGCCGGTGTACGTATTTTCAGGCTTAACTTCTCACATGGCGATGCAACCATGTTTGAAGGTCTTATTGCACTTATCCGCGAACTCGAAGCAGAGTACGATACTCCTATTACAATTCTTCAGGACCTCTCCGGCCCTAAGATGCGTATCGGTCAGCTCAGTGAAGATAGCTACACACTGAAAAAACATGATCGTCTCGTTCTCGGCCCTTCAGGTACCGAACACGTGCGTCAACTTCCTTTCATCCCGTTTGATGTTCCTGAGATCATGGAAACTCTGGAAATCGGCGACAAAATTGTTCTCGCAGACGGCGTACTTCCGTTCCGCGTAACAGAAAAACTCGACCTCGGTGCATTCGAGATTGAGTGTCGCAACGATGGCTTCCTGACTTCCCGTAAAGGTCTTGCTCTTCCGGGTAAACCAATCAACCTTCCGGCTATGACCGAAAAAGATCAGAAAGATCTTCGCGACGGTCTGCGTCTCGGTGTTGATGCTTGTGCTCTCTCCTTTGTTCAGACTCCTGCTGACATTGAAGTTGCACGTAAAATTATCCTCGAAGCCGGTAAAAACATTCCTATCATCGCTAAGCTCGAGCGTCAGAACTCTGTTACTAACCTCGAAGCTATTCTCGATGTTACTGACATCATCATGGTTGCTCGTGGTGACCTTGGTGTTGAATGTCCGCTTCCACAGCTTCCAGCTATGCAGAAACGCATCATCGAAGCATGTAACCGCGCAGGCAAACCAGTTATCGTTGCAACCCAGATGCTTCTGTCCATGGTGAACAACCCTGTTCCTACCCGTGCAGAAACAACTGACGTAGCAAACGCTGTACTCGACGGTACTGACTGTCTCATGCTTTCAGAAGAAACTGCTATGGGTAACTTCCCTGTGCAGACTGTGAAATACATGACCAAAATCGCGCAGGAAGCAGAAAAGTACTACTTTGAGCAGGAACGTGACATGACTCCAAGCAAAGGTCAGTCTACTCCGGACTTCCTTGCATACTCTGCATGTCTCATGGCTGAAAAAGTAGAAGCTAAAGCTCTTGTATGTCATTCCAACAGCGGTGCATCTGCTCGTCTTATGTCCGCACGTCGTCCAGACCAGCTCGTTCACGCGCTTACACCGGACGAAGCTGTTCGCCGTGCATTGAACTTCTCATGGGGTGTTGTAACCGACCCTGTTGACAAATCTATTGAAGCCCACCTACAACGGGCTGAAACATTTGTTGAAACATCCCCTGAATTCCGTGCCGGTGACCGCGTTGTTATTACAGCAGGTCAGCCTAAACCGGGAGGACAAGCCAGGGGAACAAACCTGGTGAAAATCTACCATAAGTAA
- the mraZ gene encoding division/cell wall cluster transcriptional repressor MraZ translates to MYFRGRSHRSLDNKSRVMLPTAFRDILLSRSEGGKLVLTTYDRCVMGFPLPDWEEFEQKFHRLKNPSLKLRHFRRLVIGGAEEIVVDKQGRIRLPADHVSYGGLQKEIVLVGQGSKFEIWDKTRFEELMALDFDDVADELTESGIDFPI, encoded by the coding sequence ATGTATTTCAGAGGCCGATCCCACCGAAGTCTCGATAACAAAAGCAGAGTAATGCTGCCCACTGCCTTTAGGGACATCCTTCTCTCTCGCTCGGAAGGCGGGAAACTTGTCCTTACCACCTATGATAGGTGCGTAATGGGGTTTCCATTGCCTGATTGGGAAGAGTTCGAGCAAAAATTCCATCGATTAAAAAATCCATCTCTTAAGTTGCGTCATTTCCGAAGACTCGTTATTGGCGGAGCCGAAGAAATTGTTGTGGACAAGCAGGGACGCATCAGGCTTCCTGCTGACCATGTCTCGTATGGTGGGCTTCAGAAAGAAATCGTGCTTGTCGGACAGGGAAGTAAATTTGAGATTTGGGATAAAACCCGCTTCGAAGAACTTATGGCTCTCGATTTCGACGACGTGGCTGACGAATTAACAGAAAGCGGAATTGATTTTCCGATTTAG